A single Anopheles arabiensis isolate DONGOLA chromosome X, AaraD3, whole genome shotgun sequence DNA region contains:
- the LOC120905941 gene encoding myelin transcription factor 1-like, whose translation MIDNGYSYVTRDNLRYTELNDGRSYAQMGTLSSPPSMANRGMPEYDSSVVHLANHRPYDPAPQTAFERYDTAYAPQRTALYPAAAYGYTQPAIIDDEQKYLGADSNSHPAEVQQPQTHPHHHHLGLGGPATVPDARTHHSMMKVEMDDSATGPIYPRPIYHYDPSTCGAMPPGFSAINLSVKESSPPLPPSYKTGPGSPSPNGRRAGDERGNKISSSSPEPQVSPSDGRRNSSPQASLDLSSNNSGGTSPQFPNRQSANINTNNSNTSTSANTSNTNSNAVYTSEVSESRPAEVNTNEYTNTPERPLGMGFARPQPPSASYSRESTPDSGGSYYADSYRDQSGYSPHTSYGMVVQPDYSNGYPGYAPNAYQYSGPYASSLGTTVYPPTVPTSYPASSSSSFVTPPTLGQHIAPHDNLLKAGSFLCSLTGYQRLERPQFPSQSQELKCPTPGCDGSGHATGNYSSHRSLSGCPRASKPKSKPRDGQESEPLRCPIPGCDGSGHSTGKFLSHRSASGCPIAFRNKMHILENGGTIEQAKAAMAQAAAGKFEPFTCPTPGCDGNGHVDGTFSTHRTVASCPTAQGPGQAPASKKPRYGDADAGVLGGLGPVASKSFNDLATGYSQSVKGSLMSGPGPLLVGPPAPPPGSQILASGGGPPGSTSGLLAGLAHPVPGLHGHTVPGVIGGPGSNHCGPGAAPGDGQHTAHDRAAGGGGGGGGVAIAPNPTTAPTDGLSSDPSGVPPDSGAGVPTEDILALDEEITELKRENARVELQMLRLKSNINAMESQLNNNNHEPKLLEIGTRGIT comes from the exons ATGATCGACAACGGGTACTCGTACGTGACGCGCGACAACCTACGCTACACCGAGCTGAACGATGGCCGCTCGTACGCCCAGATGGGTACGCTCTCCTCCCCGCCGTCAATGGCCAACCGGGGCATGCCCGAGTACGACAGCTCGGTCGTCCATCTCGCCAACCATCGGCCGTACGATCCGGCCCCCCAGACCGCGTTCGAGCGGTACGACACGGCGTATGCGCCGCAGCGTACCGCGCTCTATCCGGCTGCTGCGTACGGCTACACGCAGCCAGCCATCATCGACGACGAGCAGAAGTACCTGGGCGCGGACAGCAATTCTCACCCGGCGGAGGTGCAGCAGCCCCAGACGCAcccgcaccatcaccatctcGGGCTGGGCGGTCCGGCAACGGTACCGGACGCCCGCACACACCACTCGATGATGAAGGTCGAGATGGACGACAGTGCGACCGGTCCGATCTATCCTCGCCCGATCTACCATTACGATCCATCCACGTGCGGTGCGATGCCGCCCGGCTTTTCCGCGATCAATCTGAGCGTGAAGGAGTCGAGCCCGCCGCTCCCGCCGTCGTACAAGACCGGACCCGGATCGCCCTCACCGAACGGGCGGCGAGCGGGCGACGAGAGGGGGAACAAGATATCCTCTAGCAGCCCGGAGCCGCAGGTCAGCCCGTCCGACGGCCGACGGAACAGCAGTCCCCAGGCATCGCTAGACCTGAGCTCCAACAATAG TGGCGGGACGAGTCCACAGTTTCCGAACCGTCAGAGTGCGAAcatcaacaccaacaacagcaacaccagcaccagTGCGAACACGAGCAACACCAATAGTAACGCTGTGTATACGAGCGAGGTAAGCGAAAGCCGCCCGGCGGAGGTGAACACCAACGAGTACACAAACACGCCGGAGCGTCCACTCGGGATGGGCTTTGCCAGGCCGCAGCCACCTTCCGCCTCCTACAGCAGAGAGTCCACGCCGGACAGTGGGGGCTCCTACTACGCCGACAGCTACCGCGACCAGAGTG GCTACAGTCCGCACACGAGCTACGGCATGGTGGTGCAGCCGGACTATTCGAACGGGTATCCCGGCTACGCACCGAACGCTTACCAGTACAGTGGACCGTACGCGAGCTCGCTCGGCACCACCGTCTATCCGCCGACCGTACCGACGAGCTATCCGGCCAGCTCGAGCTCGAGCTTCGTGACGCCGCCGACCCTCGGGCAGCACATAGCGCCGCACGATAATCTCCTCAAGGCTGG TTCTTTCCTGTGCAGTCTGACCGGCTACCAGCGTCTCGAGCGACCCCAGTTTCCGTCACAGTCCCAGGAGCTGAAGTGTCCGACGCCCGGATGCGACGGGTCGGGCCACGCGACCGGCAACTACTCGTCCCATCGCAGTCTGTCCGGATGTCCGAGAGCGTCCAAGCCGAAAAGCAAGCCGCGCGACGGACAGGAATCGGAACCTTTACG ATGTCCCATCCCTGGATGCGATGGTTCCGGTCACTCTACGGGCAAGTTCCTCTCACATCGCAG TGCATCTGGTTGTCCGATTGCATTCCGCAACAAGATGCACATCCTGGAGAATGGTGGCACGATCGAGCAGGCGAAGGCCGCCATGGCGCAGGCCGCCGCCGGCAAGTTCGAGCCCTTCACCTGCCCGACGCCGGGCTGCGACGGCAACGGGCACGTGGACGGTACGTTCAGTACACACCGCACGGTCGCGAGCTGTCCGACGGCCCAGGGACCGGGCCAGGCGCCGGCCAGCAAGAAGCCACGGTACGGTGACGCCGACGCGGGCGTGCTCGGCGGTCTCGGCCCGGTCGCGTCCAAGTCCTTCAACG ACCTAGCGACCGGCTACAGCCAGAGCGTCAAGGGCAGCCTGATGTCCGGGCCCGGTCCGCTGCTGGTTGGGCCGCCGGCTCCCCCGCCCGGCTCCCAGATTCTTGCGTCCGGCGGTGGTCCACCGGGCTCCACGTCCGGGCTGCTTGCCGGTCTCGCACATCCCGTGCCCGGCCTGCACGGCCACACCGTCCCGGGTGTAATCGGTGGCCCCGGCTCCAATCACTGCGGACCGGGTGCGGCCCCCGGCGACGGGCAACACACTGCGCACGATCGGGcggcgggcggcggcggcggcggcggcggtgttGCGATCGCACCCAACCCGACCACCGCACCGACCGACGGTCTGTCATCCGACCCGAGCGGCGTACCACCGGACAGTGGGGCGGGCGTCCCGACCGAGGACATCCTGGCGCTGGACGAGGAGATCACCGAGCTTAAGCGGGAGAATGCGCGGGTCGAGCTGCAGATGCTGCGGCTCAAGTCGAACATTAACGCGATGGAGTCgcagctcaacaacaacaaccacgaGCCGAAGCTGCTCGAGATAGGGACGCGCGGGATCACATGA